One Ranitomeya imitator isolate aRanImi1 chromosome 1, aRanImi1.pri, whole genome shotgun sequence DNA window includes the following coding sequences:
- the C1H22orf39 gene encoding synaptic plasticity regulator PANTS produces MADTWRPPRDCDDYWDEWKYCKSLKNRFHYYYTHGGKSACQQWKADYTACREWEKKRSQAAKEALVQSETARQKERLNNNPVWTIRKRPPVDWHVPLDRDKPQQEDSWN; encoded by the exons ATGGCTGACACCTGGAGG CCTCCCCGAGACTGCGATGACTATTGGGATGAATGGAAGTACTGCAAGAGCCTGAAGAAccgtttccactactactacacccaTGGTGGAAAATCAGCCTGCCAGCAGTGGAAAGCGGACTACACGGCCTGTAGGGAATGGGAGAAGAAGAGGAGTCAAGCAGCCAAG GAAGCTCTAGTACAGAGTGAGACGGCAAGGCAAAAAGAGAGACTGAATAACAACCCAGTGTGGACGATCAGAAAGCGACCGCCTGTAGATTGGCATGTCCCTCTGGACCGAGATAAACCGCAGCAGGAAGACTCCTGGAACTGA